A genomic stretch from Aedes albopictus strain Foshan chromosome 2, AalbF5, whole genome shotgun sequence includes:
- the LOC109419577 gene encoding sphingosine-1-phosphate phosphatase 2 — MSALIEYLKSPELVVKVQEFFGIEYLHHRQQDGKIDPCDVNGVGPTTVRRNKVANGDLAAGLDEDSSGSSSSGGNDESDKIRKDADKDEAKPYRITNKFWYYLFIIGTELGDEIFYATFIPFWFWNIDSAVGRRVIMVWSAVMYVGQSMKDVIRWPRPGFPVSRLQKKWALEYGMPSTHAMVSVAIPFSVLIYTYDRYIYSFPAGLAFALIWCAVICVSRVYLGMHSVLDIIAGLALVATLMIPLIPIVDKLDYIIVTSKWSPIPVLAVSILLIVFYPDSGIWTPTRGDTALTVSVCAGLQIGAWLHYILGDFQPPANPPPYEIIWPSYAMLGMLLLRTVLGLCCVVATRAFGKSISYAFVCFLLGRDQNELRRSENTLQNKNKIIVELSYKFFTCGMIGFNTQYLLPNVFKLLRIGRPDFYTEI, encoded by the exons ATGTCCGCCCTTATCGAGTATCTGAAAAGCCCCGAACTGGTGGTCAAAGTTCAGGAGTTTTTTGGCATCGAATATCTGCATCATCGGCAGCAGGATGGAAAAATCGATCCGTGTGATGTCAACGGCGTCGGACCGACGACGGTACGGAGGAACAAGGTGGCGAATGGTGATTTAGCAGCTGGTCTGGACGAGGATAGTAGTGGTAGCAGTAGCAGCGGTGGAAATGATGAGTCCGATAAGATTCGGAAGGATGCGGACAAGGATGAGGCCAAACCGTATCGAATTACGAATAAGTTTTGGTATTATCTGTTCATCATCGGGACGGAACTGGGCGACGAAATCTTCTATGCGACATTTATTCCGTTTTGGTTCTGGAACATCGACAGCGCTGTGGGCCGGCGGGTCATCATGGTTTGGTCGGCGGTTATGTACGTAG GTCAAAGCATGAAGGATGTCATTAGGTGGCCTCGACCGGGATTCCCCGTAAGCAGATTGCAGAAGAAGTGGGCTCTGGAGTATGGAATGCCTTCGACGCATGCAATGGTTTCGGTGGCCATCCCCTTTTCGGTTCTGATCTATACATATGACAG GTACATATATTCATTTCCAGCGGGTCTGGCATTTGCTTTGATATGGTGTGCAGTGATCTGTGTGAGCAGAGTTTATTTGGGAATGCATAGCGTGCTG GACATTATCGCTGGTCTAGCTTTGGTTGCGACTCTTATGATTCCTCTGATACCAATCGTGGACAAATTGGATTACATTATTGTTACCAGTAAGTGGTCGCCCATCCCAGTTCTGGCGGTTTCTATTCTGCTGATTGTGTTCTACCCCGACTCAGGAATTTGGACCCCCACGAG AGGGGACACAGCCCTAACGGTGAGCGTGTGTGCCGGACTGCAGATCGGTGCCTGGCTGCACTACATCCTCGGAGATTTCCAACCCCCGGCCAATCCTCCGCCGTACGAAATCATTTGGCCGTCGTACGCTATGCTGGGAATGCTGCTGCTCCGGACCGTTCTGGGTCTGTGCTGTGTGGTAGCCACCCGTGCCTTCGGAAAGTCCATTTCCTATGCGTTTGTGTGCTTCCTGCTGGGCCGAGACCAGAACGAACTTCGTCGGTCAGAGAACACCCTCCAGAATAAGAACAAAATCATTGTCGAGCTGTCGTACAAGTTCTTCACCTGCGGAATGATCGGGTTCAACACGCAATACTTACTGCCGAATGTGTTCAAACTGCTCCGGATAGGGCGGCCGGATTTCTACACCGAGATCTGA
- the LOC115256092 gene encoding putative nuclease HARBI1 codes for MVKLKRLKPYSINNILFQVGVGEVIGIHQTTACKTIWDVCQKITEKADRWIQFPNSIEDMKRAQVLWSKNHKFPQAIGAIDCTHVLIMKPHDHGDEFVNRKGSASFNIQATCDGKEAFTSIDCSWPGSVHDSRIWKNSAIHNIMNENSSGAILLGDEGYGIAPWLMTPYRNPDMPQQMNYNKIHSRERVVIERVFGQVKRRFPILKSKIRIRTDRIPTIILACFILHNVAKYLGEEEFEDDSADLRLHVAPANENRNDTIKMRGDSRRDLISQFLFDRTNVL; via the coding sequence atGGTGAAATTGAAACGATTGAAGCCTTATTCTATCAATAATATTCTATTCCAGGTTGGCGTTGGAGAGGTTATTGGTATTCATCAAACCACAGCATGCAAGACTATATGGGATGTGTGTCAGAAAATTACCGAAAAGGCAGACCGTTGGATTCAATTTCCTAACTCAATTGAGGACATGAAGCGTGCACAGGTTCTTTGGTCAAAAAATCACAAGTTCCCACAGGCAATTGGCGCAATTGATTGTACTCATGTTCTAATAATGAAGCCGCATGACCATGGTGACGAATTTGTGAACAGGAAGGGGTCTGCCTCTTTTAATATCCAGGCAACTTGTGATGGTAAAGAAGCATTTACTTCCATTGACTGTTCCTGGCCAGGTTCTGTACATGATTCAAGAATTTGGAAAAATTCGGCTATTCATAACATCATGAATGAAAACTCTTCTGGCGCAATTCTTTTGGGAGACGAAGGATATGGAATCGCACCGTGGTTGATGACCCCTTACCGCAATCCGGATATGCCACAGCAAATGAATTACAATAAAATTCACAGTCGTGAGCGGGTGGTGATTGAGCGTGTGTTTGGTCAAGTTAAAAGACGTTTCCCTATTTTAAAGTCCAAGATACGGATAAGGACCGACAGAATTCCAACAATAATCTTAGCCTGCTTTATCTTACATAATGTGGCGAAATATCTCGGAGAAGAGGAATTTGAAGACGATTCGGCGGATCTACGATTGCATGTTGCACCAGCAAATGAGAATAGAAACGACACCATCAAAATGAGAGGCGATTCACGTCGAGATTTGATTTCACAGTTTTTATTCGATAGAACAAATGtattataa
- the LOC134287820 gene encoding uncharacterized protein LOC134287820, whose translation MASKYFRDMNSEDFFPGFVNDSNDERFISAPVSSRVVDEVNVQPIEEPPIPIDYDPVELMEDNETVYAPVDANVPEAEGEEQFAPNRISDVLFSTALADCGSALLKKAATPAMKIKKKKAMQEVIDYILLRKGVKATEQQILKKINNTKSRIKSKTDLKATGNKKIVLNEGEKIFFKLMGAEENPTVVKLSYGTSAGASGGVHTGSSTSAGPPSAPQDPNVEDTEYAPPASSDPEDFEGEVASPSLNATPVLPKRHQKRSKQQHETPTTSTLTLVELQRHVLLKQLEVFEEQRLVYQRMGETLTKVDQYIEMRMNTTD comes from the exons ATGGCTAGCAAATATTTCCGCGATATGAATTCGGAGGATTTTTTCCCCGGATTCGTGAATGATTCAAACGATGAACGATTCATCAGTGCACCCGTTTCATCACGCGTTGTGGACGAAGTGAATGTGCAGCCAATCGAGGAGCCACCCATCCCGATCGATTATGATCCAGTGGAATTGATGGAAGACAACGAGACGGTGTATGCACCGGTGGATGCAAATGTACCTGAGGCTGAAGGTGAGGAACAGTTTGCCCCGAACCGAATCAGCGATGTCCTTTTCAGCACAGCATTGGCAGACTGTGGATCCGCGCTTTTGAAGAAGGCTGCTACACCGGCGATGAAGATTAAGAAGAAGAAGGCAATGCAGGAAGTTATTGACTACATCCTTCTTCGGAAGGGTGTCAAAGCCACAGAGCAGCAGATTCTGAAGAAAATTAATAACACGAAGAGCCGTATCAAATCCAAAACAGATTTGAAGGCGACTGGAAACAAAAAGATTGTACTCAACGAGGGAGAAAAGATCTTTTTCAAGCTGATGGGTGCAGAAGAAAACCCGACAGTTGTCAAATTGTCAT ATGGTACTTCCGCCGGTGCATCAGGTGGCGTGCACACTGGTTCATCTACTTCAGCCGGCCCTCCATCCGCGCCACAAGACCCAAATGTGGAAGACACAGAATATGCTCCACCAGCTTCATCGGATCCGGAAGATTTCGAAGGAGAGGTTGCTTCTCCCTCTTTAAATGCAACTCCAGTACTACCAAAAAGACATCAGAAGCGCTCTAAACAACAG CATGAAACTCCAACAACATCAACACTGACCCTAGTAGAGCTGCAACGCCACGTACTATTGAAGCAGTTGGAAGTGTTTGAAGAACAACGGCTTGTATACCAGCGAATGGGAGAGACCTTAACTAAAGTAGACCAGTACATTGAAATGCGCATGAATACCACAGATTAA